The following are encoded together in the Capsulimonas corticalis genome:
- a CDS encoding ankyrin repeat domain-containing protein: MSSHTSTLTVADLARLRTQAKELLRAAQASSLEARERFHTHHPQFRNSPNRIPKLTDAQLVLAREHGFPSWPRLVVALQSAQMDLGAKADAFVEAAIAGKLAKARALLDDTPELAKFSIYSAAAYGDADALRGFLAREGGLANAAGGPRQRLPLLYAVFSRFFQDAERRPHLLASVKLLIDAGADPNASYREAPFEDFPLSALYGAAGVLHDAELAEMLLDAGANPNDNESLYHSVEQAANECTALLLRRGADPNATNALAHQLDYEDSEGLRLFLSHGADPNRSSPTGGNSLHWAILRRRGPDCIGLLVEYGADMEARSAEGWTPFRQAALTGQTEIAALLESRGANSALTEEDRIIAALALGDLSVLSALRQTDPDQAAKVLQQSPALLAESAEHGRIEAVRALLDLGVSPDSRGANHATALHWACWRAHADVVRLLTARGAALESVGADFGTTPMQWAIHGANNNQERPWEAFEDTLRAMLDAGAAWDPAWLEDAGEKLRAFFIPFSSSPVIIS; the protein is encoded by the coding sequence ATGTCTTCTCACACGTCCACACTCACCGTCGCCGATCTGGCGCGGCTTCGCACGCAGGCGAAGGAATTGCTTCGGGCCGCGCAGGCCAGCTCTTTGGAGGCGCGGGAGCGCTTTCACACGCACCATCCACAGTTTCGAAATTCTCCAAATCGCATTCCCAAACTCACGGACGCGCAGCTTGTGCTGGCGCGGGAGCATGGTTTTCCCAGCTGGCCGCGACTCGTCGTGGCGCTGCAATCCGCGCAGATGGATCTCGGCGCGAAGGCGGACGCGTTTGTCGAGGCGGCGATTGCAGGCAAGCTTGCGAAGGCGCGCGCGCTGCTGGACGATACGCCGGAGCTTGCGAAATTCTCCATTTATTCGGCGGCGGCCTATGGCGATGCGGACGCGCTGCGTGGATTCCTCGCGCGTGAGGGCGGTTTGGCGAACGCCGCCGGCGGACCGCGACAGCGTCTCCCGCTGCTCTACGCCGTGTTCTCCCGTTTCTTTCAGGACGCCGAGCGGCGGCCGCACTTACTGGCGTCGGTGAAGTTGTTGATCGACGCGGGCGCGGACCCGAATGCGTCGTATCGCGAGGCGCCGTTTGAGGATTTTCCGCTGAGCGCCCTGTACGGCGCGGCGGGCGTCCTGCACGACGCCGAGCTTGCGGAGATGCTGCTGGATGCGGGCGCCAATCCCAATGACAATGAATCGCTCTACCATTCGGTGGAGCAAGCCGCCAACGAATGCACGGCGCTGCTGCTGCGGCGCGGGGCGGATCCCAACGCCACGAACGCGCTGGCGCATCAGTTGGACTATGAGGATTCGGAGGGGCTGCGCCTGTTCTTAAGCCATGGGGCGGATCCCAATCGAAGCTCGCCAACGGGCGGAAACAGCCTGCACTGGGCGATCCTGCGGCGGCGCGGTCCGGATTGCATCGGGCTGCTCGTGGAGTATGGCGCGGATATGGAAGCGCGGAGCGCCGAGGGCTGGACGCCGTTTCGCCAGGCGGCGCTTACGGGGCAGACGGAGATTGCCGCCTTGCTGGAATCGCGGGGGGCGAACTCGGCTCTCACGGAGGAGGATCGGATCATCGCGGCGCTTGCGCTCGGCGATCTCTCCGTTCTCAGCGCGCTGCGCCAGACCGATCCCGATCAGGCGGCCAAAGTTCTCCAGCAAAGCCCGGCGCTGCTGGCCGAATCGGCGGAGCATGGGCGGATTGAGGCCGTTCGGGCGCTGCTGGACCTGGGGGTTTCGCCGGATTCGCGCGGGGCTAACCATGCGACGGCGCTGCACTGGGCTTGCTGGCGGGCGCACGCCGATGTCGTCCGGCTGCTCACGGCGCGCGGCGCGGCGCTGGAAAGCGTCGGCGCCGACTTTGGGACGACGCCGATGCAGTGGGCGATCCATGGGGCGAACAATAACCAGGAACGACCGTGGGAGGCGTTCGAGGACACGCTGCGGGCGATGCTGGACGCCGGCGCGGCGTGGGATCCCGCGTGGCTGGAGGACGCCGGCGAAAAGCTGCGCGCCTTCTTCATACCATTTTCATCTTCGCCCGTTATCATATCATAG
- a CDS encoding type II secretion system F family protein — translation MAQLTYDYTAMDAAGARRSGSVDAETRDAAIARLAAEGRFVLDIREASSAGGASPIATGSRKAPSRQDLALFTRRLADLSSAGLPLDRVLQVVIEQSESLTLKRVAEEALEDVRSGMSVSQALSKHPKYFNAIFTETLRAGEASGQFGDVAARLAEYQESDVMRRGQIVGALVYPAVLASTSLFVVIFLVTFVLPKLSPVFKDMGTDLPLTTKMLLGGVDFATHYWVILVTVTIGLIVGLRLWLLTPAGAYSRDKFLLNAPIIGSVIQKGTVSRFSRVLGTLVHGGVPILEALQIAGLSASNKVFQRSALLVEEEVRAGRPIAEAMRDAGAFPPVLTHMVAVGEETGNLPRMLERVSDSLDFEVDTGMRRLVALVEPIIVLTLGTFVGFVVLSVLLPIFEAQNLVK, via the coding sequence ATGGCTCAGTTGACTTACGATTACACCGCGATGGATGCGGCCGGCGCCCGGCGCAGCGGATCGGTCGACGCGGAGACCCGGGACGCGGCGATCGCGCGGCTTGCCGCCGAAGGGCGCTTCGTGCTGGATATCCGCGAGGCGTCCAGCGCCGGCGGCGCGTCCCCCATCGCGACCGGCAGCCGCAAGGCGCCGTCCCGACAGGATCTGGCGCTGTTCACGCGCCGTCTCGCGGACCTTTCCTCCGCCGGCCTGCCTCTGGACCGCGTGCTGCAAGTCGTGATCGAACAGTCCGAGAGCCTCACGCTGAAGCGGGTCGCCGAGGAAGCGCTGGAGGATGTCCGCTCCGGCATGTCGGTCAGTCAGGCGCTGTCGAAGCACCCGAAATATTTCAACGCGATCTTTACCGAAACGCTGCGCGCCGGCGAGGCGAGCGGCCAGTTCGGGGATGTCGCGGCGCGGCTCGCGGAGTACCAAGAATCGGATGTCATGCGGCGCGGCCAAATCGTCGGCGCCCTGGTGTATCCCGCCGTACTGGCGTCCACCTCGCTGTTCGTCGTCATCTTTCTCGTCACTTTCGTGCTGCCGAAGCTGTCTCCCGTCTTCAAAGATATGGGGACGGACCTTCCCCTTACGACCAAGATGCTGCTTGGCGGCGTGGACTTCGCCACGCATTACTGGGTCATTCTTGTGACCGTGACGATCGGTCTGATCGTCGGCCTGCGCCTGTGGCTGCTGACGCCGGCGGGCGCGTATTCGCGCGATAAGTTTCTGCTGAATGCGCCCATCATCGGCTCCGTCATCCAGAAGGGAACGGTTTCGCGTTTCAGCCGCGTTCTTGGGACCCTGGTCCATGGCGGCGTGCCGATCCTGGAGGCGCTGCAAATCGCGGGGCTATCCGCCAGCAACAAAGTGTTTCAGCGCAGCGCGCTTCTCGTTGAGGAAGAAGTGCGCGCCGGCCGGCCGATCGCTGAAGCGATGCGCGACGCCGGCGCGTTTCCGCCCGTGCTCACGCACATGGTCGCCGTTGGGGAAGAAACCGGCAACCTTCCCCGGATGCTCGAACGAGTCTCCGACAGCCTGGATTTCGAGGTCGACACGGGAATGCGCCGTCTCGTGGCGCTCGTCGAGCCCATCATCGTGCTGACCCTAGGAACGTTT
- a CDS encoding GspE/PulE family protein translates to MSISIPTESISIPNHAVLKDGFEWVDLEIVKPTEEAIQLSPGDFALKNQVLPLAVENGVLVAAIGAPEALVAVDELGLLIRMPTRAVLASPAFVREKIEEIFLERILAGLPGESDGSTLLDADETTDLADLQKMAGETAVIQMVNLIFAQAVRDSASDIHVEPYDRDVHVRYRVDGMLREVMTPPKRMHAAIISRIKILGEMNIAERRLPQDGRIKIVIAGRPIDVRVSIVPTVYGERAVMRILDKNTAMLGLEELGMRSDTLAKYRQMISLPYGVILATGPTGSGKSTSLYASLREIWSPTTNILTVEDPVEYQLPGIGQIPIRPAIGLTFANGLRSIVRQDPDVIMVGEIRDQETADIAINAALTGHLVFSTLHTNDAPGAVTRLLDMGVEPYLVASSLIGAIAQRLVRRNCVFCSEPDSPKPEMLEALGLTGNEWVGAAPFRRGRGCDRCQHSGYKGRVGLYELFTIDETIRRLTVARSSSNDMKDHAVQTHGMRTLLGDGVIAVLEGKTTPEEVLRVCRRETV, encoded by the coding sequence ATGTCGATTTCAATCCCTACCGAATCCATCTCGATCCCCAATCACGCCGTTTTGAAGGACGGTTTTGAATGGGTGGATCTTGAGATCGTCAAGCCGACCGAAGAAGCCATTCAGCTTTCTCCGGGCGACTTTGCCTTGAAAAATCAGGTGCTGCCGCTCGCGGTGGAAAACGGCGTTCTCGTGGCGGCGATCGGCGCGCCCGAGGCGCTGGTCGCGGTGGACGAGCTTGGCCTGCTGATCCGGATGCCTACCCGCGCAGTGCTGGCGTCGCCGGCCTTTGTGCGCGAGAAGATCGAGGAGATCTTTTTAGAGCGCATTCTCGCGGGCCTGCCCGGCGAATCCGACGGATCGACGCTGCTCGATGCGGACGAGACGACGGACCTTGCCGACCTGCAAAAGATGGCGGGCGAAACCGCCGTCATCCAGATGGTCAATTTGATCTTCGCGCAGGCCGTGCGGGACAGCGCGAGCGACATCCATGTGGAGCCCTACGACCGGGACGTGCATGTCCGATACCGTGTGGACGGCATGCTTCGCGAAGTGATGACGCCGCCAAAGCGTATGCACGCGGCGATTATCTCGCGAATCAAGATCCTGGGCGAAATGAACATCGCCGAGCGCCGATTGCCCCAGGACGGGCGTATCAAGATCGTGATCGCCGGACGGCCGATCGACGTCCGCGTCAGCATCGTTCCCACCGTCTATGGCGAGCGCGCCGTCATGCGTATTCTGGACAAGAACACGGCGATGCTTGGTCTGGAAGAGCTCGGCATGCGGTCCGACACGCTGGCGAAGTACCGCCAGATGATCAGTCTGCCCTACGGCGTCATTCTGGCGACGGGGCCGACGGGTTCCGGAAAATCCACCTCGCTCTATGCGTCGCTGCGCGAGATCTGGTCGCCGACCACGAATATCCTGACGGTCGAGGACCCGGTCGAGTATCAGCTGCCCGGAATCGGGCAGATCCCGATCCGGCCCGCCATCGGCCTGACCTTCGCGAACGGCCTGCGCTCGATCGTCCGCCAGGACCCGGACGTGATCATGGTCGGAGAGATCCGCGACCAGGAAACGGCGGACATCGCGATCAACGCGGCGCTGACGGGACACCTGGTCTTCAGCACTCTGCACACCAACGACGCGCCCGGCGCCGTTACCCGGCTTTTGGACATGGGCGTCGAGCCCTATCTCGTGGCTTCTTCGCTGATCGGCGCCATCGCCCAGCGCCTGGTTCGCCGCAACTGCGTCTTTTGCAGCGAGCCGGATTCCCCCAAGCCGGAAATGCTCGAAGCGCTGGGCTTGACGGGCAATGAGTGGGTCGGCGCGGCGCCGTTCCGGCGCGGACGCGGCTGCGACCGGTGCCAGCACAGCGGCTACAAAGGACGCGTCGGTTTGTACGAGCTGTTCACGATTGACGAAACGATTCGGCGGCTGACCGTCGCCCGCTCCAGCTCCAACGATATGAAGGATCACGCCGTTCAAACGCACGGCATGCGGACTCTGCTGGGCGACGGCGTGATTGCGGTGCTCGAAGGCAAAACGACGCCCGAGGAAGTCCTGCGCGTCTGCCGGCGGGAAACAGTCTAA